A stretch of the Capsicum annuum cultivar UCD-10X-F1 chromosome 8, UCD10Xv1.1, whole genome shotgun sequence genome encodes the following:
- the LOC107879962 gene encoding transcription factor bHLH95, producing the protein MNEGGENDCLIWENNEVWSFLNSDNDQLVGSERMQVGDKLPDPNRSDTCQPLTVVKKVGEASLGSKKRCTSNEKKGDNESGEPKSGAGEDGGRESGYEIHIWTERERRKKMRNMFENLQTLLPHLQSKADKSSIVDEAVRYIKILQTTVTNLKEQKLQRIQSGMARLSTLSTPIMTPKKLSSWEQFLADKGSASNSAAITPKNNNNNVTGIPLLNTNVPTDFVTWSSQNVVLNVCGEEAHISVCCPKTPGLFTFICHVLEKNKIDIVSAHVSSDQFRSLFMIQTHARGASGLEQLISGALSVEDMYKQAAHELMSGINPK; encoded by the exons atgaatgaGGGCGGCGAGAATGATTGTTTGATATGGGAAAATAATGAAGTGTGGTCATTTTTGAACTCCGACAATGACCAACTAGTTGGGAGTGAAAGGATGCAGGTGGGTGACAAGTTGCCAGATCCAAATAGGTCTGATACTTGTCAGCCATTAACAGTTGTTAAAAAGGTAGGCGAAGCGAGTCTTGGTAGCAAAAAAAGATGTACATCCAATGAAAAGAAAGGCGATAATGAAAGTGGTGAACCAAAATCTGGTGCAGGTGAAGATGGAGGTAGAGAATCAGGTTATGAAATACACATATGGACGGAAAGAGAAAGAAGGAAGAAGATGAGAAACATGTTTGAGAATCTTCAAACTTTGCTTCCTCATCTTCAATCgaag GCGGACAAGTCCTCAATTGTTGATGAAGCTGTGAGATACATCAAAATACTGCAAACCACTGTTACCAATCTTAAAGAACAAAAGCTACAAAGAATTCAAAGTGGCATGGCTAGGCTTTCTACATTGAGTACTCCCATAATGACTCCAAAGAAGTTAAGTAGCTGGGAACAATTTTTGGCTGACAAAGGATCTGCTAGTAACTCAGCTGCTATAAcaccaaagaacaacaacaataatgtgACTGGCATTCCCCTTTTGAACACTAATGTTCCAACAGATTTTGTGACGTGGAGTTCACAAAATGTTGTGCTAAATGTTTGTGGAGAAGAGGCACATATTAGTGTGTGTTGTCCTAAGACACCTGGGCTTTTTACCTTCATTTGTCatgttttggagaaaaataagatTGACATTGTGTCTGCTCACGTTTCATCTGATCAATTCAGAAGTCTGTTCATGATCCAAACCCAT GCAAGAGGTGCAAGTGGCTTAGAGCAGTTGATCTCTGGAGCATTATCAGTGGAAGACATGTACAAGCAAGCTGCACATGAATTAATGTCAGGGATAAACCCCAAATGA
- the LOC107840265 gene encoding U-box domain-containing protein 26, whose amino-acid sequence MRASLDPLDVGVQIPYHFRCPISLELMRDPVTVCTGQTYDRQSIESWVATGNTTCPVTRAPLSDFTLIPNHTLRRLIQEWCVANRAFGVERIPTPKQPADPSLVRSLLNQAAAESNHLNSRLSALRRLRGLARESEKNRSVILANNAREILLAIVFTRMDSDSSELNHESLAILSMFPLSEPECIFVASDPDRVSYLVSLLFHNSIDVRVNSAALIEIVVAGMRSPDLRAQISNADDVFEGVVGILNYPLAYPRALKVGIKALFALCLVKQHRQRAVNAGAVEALIDRLQDFEKCDAERALATIELLSRIPSGCAALASHALTVPLLVKIILKISERATEYAAGALLSLCSASEQAQKEAVAAGVLIQLLLLVQSDCTERAKRKAQMLLKLLRDCWPEDSVANSDDYACSDVVPF is encoded by the coding sequence atGCGTGCAAGTTTAGACCCTTTGGATGTGGGTGTTCAGATTCCATACCATTTTCGTTGTCCAATCTCCTTAGAACTTATGCGGGATCCGGTAACCGTCTGTACCGGTCAAACCTACGACCGCCAAAGTATTGAGTCCTGGGTTGCCACCGGCAATACTACGTGTCCGGTAACAAGAGCTCCCCTCAGTGATTTCACTCTTATTCCGAATCATACTCTTCGCCGGCTTATTCAGGAATGGTGTGTTGCGAACCGGGCTTTCGGAGTTGAGCGGATTCCGACGCCGAAACAACCGGCTGATCCGTCGTTGGTCCGGTCGTTGTTGAATCAGGCGGCGGCGGAATCGAATCATTTGAATTCTAGGCTATCGGCGTTGAGGAGACTCAGAGGACTCGCTCGTGAGTCGGAGAAGAACCGGTCTGTAATTTTAGCAAACAACGCACGGGAAATTCTTCTAGCTATTGTATTCACCCGTATGGATTCGGATTCGTCCGAGTTGAATCACGAGTCCCTCGCGATTCTCTCTATGTTTCCGCTCTCCGAACCCGAATGCATATTCGTCGCTTCCGATCCGGACCGAGTTAGCTACCTGGTTTCACTGCTTTTTCATAATTCTATCGATGTCCGAGTTAACTCAGCTGCTTTGATTGAAATTGTCGTCGCCGGAATGAGATCCCCGGACCTCCGAGCTCAAATCAGTAATGCAGATGACGTATTCGAAGGAGTCGTCGGAATTTTGAATTATCCATTAGCCTATCCGAGAGCGTTGAAAGTAGGAATTAAGGCGTTATTTGCATTATGCCTAGTGAAGCAACACCGTCAAAGAGCGGTAAACGCCGGAGCTGTAGAAGCGCTAATCGACAGGCTACAGGATTTCGAGAAATGCGATGCAGAAAGAGCACTCGCAACAATCGAACTCCTCTCCAGGATTCCATCAGGTTGCGCAGCTTTAGCGTCACACGCGCTAACGGTGCCTCTGCTAGTGAAAATCATCCTTAAAATATCAGAGCGGGCGACGGAATACGCCGCCGGAGCACTGCTATCACTTTGCTCGGCGTCGGAACAAGCTCAGAAAGAGGCGGTTGCAGCCGGCGTATTGATTCAGTTACTGTTGTTAGTACAAAGCGATTGTACCGAACGCGCTAAGCGAAAAGCGCAAATGCTTTTGAAGCTGCTAAGGGATTGTTGGCCGGAGGATTCCGTCGCTAATTCGGATGATTACGCTTGCAGCGACGTCGTTCCGTTTTGA